The DNA region GGAGCTTGCTCGCGTTTCTATGGAGCGAAAAGACGCGTTTGAAAGTCCCTCGGAGGTTCGTATTTCGTATTGGCATTACTTTCATCTGATTATCGCGGTgtagatattccagaaaaatcTATCTTTGAAGTAATGAGTAGGGTATTAATAGATTTTACATTTATCACGGTATTACAAAGACTTGAATTCCAAAGTAATTACACATTTATAACATACAGAATTAACAAAAGCCTGAAACAATGcatatttctattaatttctatGTTCTCTGCGAACTTCATTACAAACTAGACCGTTTACAAAATCCTTTCGCAGCGTTTCCATGGAATTCTCGCATTTCAAGCCGGCGTCCCTTTGAGGTTAGAAACTTGAAGTACAATAAAACCAAGCACCGCgtgtattaaaatgaaataatagaatagcaCCGATAAGAGCCAACTCGCAATATCATTCTAATTAATAAACGCATTACAGGAGTATCATTATTAACAAGCCAACTTCGCATCGCGCGTTTTTCCCTCAGCGATCCCGCGATTGGTTGCCCCACCGCCGTGTAGCCGGCTGCGCGCGCATCGCTGGCAAGCCGCGTGTAGAAACAGTCGCAGCGACGATGCCAACCGTGCAGCAAGGAGGACGAGGTGTGATTCCGTCGCCAGTGCTGTGCTACAACAAAACCCTCGTTTCATAAACCCTCGCGATCATCTCCGCGGAAACTCTCATCGAATCCATCGACGTACTAGTGCGTACGCGCCCATACGGAACCCGCTCGCCGCGATACATCACGCCACCGGTGTGCAGGCTCGTTTTGGCGGTTTACCAGTTGCACGCGGCACACGCGGAGGGTGGCAGCGTTGGAGCGATAGAGAGGAGCAGAGGCGCGGGCAGAGAAGGTGGTCGCGGCGGCACATAGCCTTTAAGGTGGCCGACGGAGCGAGAAAGCGCGTGAGAGGATGGAACTGCACACGCCGAAGCGCGAGTCCCGCCCGTTGACGGAAGCGTTGCCCTGCAGCCCGCCGATGTGCGACACGATGCTCTACCCGTGGAACTGGGGCGAGGAGGCGAGGAACGTGAACCTCAGCCCGGGCAGCTCGTGCTCCTCGCCGGAGTACAGGGAGCACGGCGCGGCGGCCACGCGCGCCGGTTCGCGCTCCAGCGGCTCAGAGAGCCACCGCCGAGGCCGGCCCAGGGCGGACGCCCTCTCGAATCTCATGATGCAGGGAAGCACCTCGCCGAGCAGCATCAAATGCACCTACTGCAGCCGGGTCTTTCCGCGCGAGAAAAGCTTGCAGGCGCATCTGCGCACCCATACAGGTACGCGTATACTCTCGCTAAGTTCTCAGGCTGGAATTAAGGGCTTTCCTATCAGATCCTCCGCGCGGAGTTCCCTGCGACGTTTCAGTGAAGGTTTCTCCGAGGAAAGTCCGCGGCGCACGAAGAGCCGCGGGCTCGGCGCGGTCACGCGTCCCGCCAATCGCCATGATGCGTACTTTAAATAGTTAAATGGCTTGGCCGTGGAGATACAGCGAATCGTTTAAATGTAGTAACGCTGCGCGCCGTTGGGTGGGGAACGGCCGAGCATTTCGGCCACTCTGTGCGTTATGTAAATGATCGCTGATTAACGTTCGCGCGATTTCTCGTCATTTTTCACTCGGGAATATTGGCAACCTGCGCTCTTTGTTCCGACTTCGATTCTTTGTCTTACGAACTCCAGCTTCGAATTACGAGCgtaggaattaaaattgaattttcgagAGCTTTCGGATTAATTCACTTCTGACACGGTAAATTAATTCCCATTTCAGGAGAACGGCCGTATCCCTGCGACTATCCGGGCTGCACGAAGGCCTTCACTCAGTCCGGCCAGTTGAAGACCCACCAGCGACTGCACACTGGAGaaaaaccatttttgtgcacCGAGCCTGGTTGCGAAATGCGATTCACGCACGCGAACAGGCACTGCCCCGATCATCCGTACGCGACCCTCACTAGATCCGACGACTTCGTCTTGAAGCCGGTGTCCGAGAACACGGAGTTGCCGCACGACGTCACCAGGTGGCTAGAGCGCTACAAGATGTCCAGAGAGCGAGAGGATAGAACACCAACGGGGAAGAACGAGCGGAAGAAGAAGACTTGGAAGAGCAGCTCCGAGAATCACAAAAGAGTGAAGTCTAGGAAGGGCCTGATGATGGACGCGACAGGGGAGCAGGAGAACTTAGATTGCATGCCGCCGAACCAGCGGCTGTACTGCGGGGAGAGCCAGGACAGCCAGGAGGAGAGCCAGGATGAAGATCCCGCAGAGGCGTGCACGGCGCTGCAGACatcggaggacgaggaagtatCGACGAAGCTGGCGATCACTCCTTTAAGGAGACCGTTGGACAGACTTCAGCCAAAGAAAAGGTGGTTGCGCGAGGCGTGCTTGGAGCAGCAGCTTGCCAAACCTCTGAACTGGGACGCCAAGCCTAGCAACGTAGCTTCGTTCAAAGCTAACGACAACCAAATGCAATGGAGCGCGCCCGTTGATAATCCCTCCGTTGACACCTTGTGCCTGACTACGTGCAAGGAGATCGAGCTGAAGTCTGATTTGGACTCCGCTTTCATCTCCACTCACGTATCTTGGGACGTGCCTGCTGACAACGAATCTCTAGAAGCGAAGGAAGAACAGAAATACACGCTTGACGCGTCGAACGCATTGCCTCGAACCATTTGGAATTCTCCGCAACAAAACTTCTCGAGCAATCTACCACAGATCAATGCTAACAATTCTACTTCCAGGCACGAGTCCTGCGACCTTTCAAATCGTCTGTACTGGGACAGTGACCTGACGAAGGAAGCCTCTAAGCCTTCGTTGCATCGTTCGACCATGGGAATTAAGAACTTCTCTCAGAATGAGATGGCTAAAGACACGTTCATGAATTCTCACCTCAGCGAGAATGTTACTAGGCCGACGGTACTGATGTTAGCTGGGAGTTGTAGTAATAACAAAGATGCTATCCCGAAAATATCAGAGCCCGAGACGGGAGTTAAGGTAGTCGTTGTTAAGCAGGAAGACAATCTCGTAAAGTTACCAATTCAGGAGGATAGCCAGAAATGGCTGGGCGCCTTAGCTCTGATGGAGCTAGCTAAGAACCAAGAGGATACGCTGAGAGGCTTGAGCCGCAAGCAGAATAAAGGCGCGTGCCCCGCTGAATTGAATTACACCCATTTATAGACTGTGATCAATGGTTACTGTATAACTTTAATTTGCGTTATGGCGGACAAGAAACAAATAGACGCAGACGATCTTCCGAGACAGAAAAGAAATTTGTGCTGACTCTCTCTTTGCGCGATCAATTTAGCATTTTCTACaatcctttttttatattccccTGATTACGCTATCATGTTACGATTTTTGCTAGCGTCTCGCTGCAGGACTTAGTAAATATCGAGGGTGGTGAAAAGTTTTCGCTTCTcccctatttttcttttctttcctttcttttcttgCACCAGGGAAAGTAGATTAGTGTACGTTGAAGGATACTTTTTGTTTGTTCTCGgtattataattttcattattatttacgaCCTTTGTTCTCGTCGAGATTTTAAATACTGAAAACTTCCACTGCTCCTGATATTCTGCGCGACGTCTCTTAAAGTATGAACACGAAGCCATGCCTCTATCTCGCGTGGTTACTTCTCATTGTTAATGACTATCGGTTGTGTACTTTTAATAAAAGAAGAAGTGTATTCTGCATGGATggttctgttcgttttttttttctttttctatgtTTCTGCGAACAATGAGAATACACCATGCAAGTACGCAACAATATTCCATGTTTATTTCTAAAGTTTTATTGCTCGAGCGAATGAGATTAACCGAACTGTTAAATTATGCGGGAAATCAAACTGTATGCGTGCGTATAATAACGAAAGATTTCGTTTCTATCTTTTGCCGAGAATTCGGTATCCGATATCGAGCGCTCTGAGAAATTCTACCGACTTAATGTATATTCTTTTATACTTTTCAAACGCATGAAGCAACTCGACGTTGTAGAAATATTCGactatgaaactttttttaactgTTCAAACACCGTTTTCGTTCATTCTTCGTAATAGTTCACACGGCTTTGGAATCATCTTGTTCTCCGCGACAGATCTCTCATCCCGCGAAATTACAAACTACGCTGCGTAAGTTTCTTTAGGTGATAAAtgcagaaatttatttattattatcggcCATACTACGTAACAGTAAAGGAAATTTGTGTGATACTTAGAATGGTAGAAGAAATTTATGAGGGAAATTTGCTTTTCGATGCTATTGAGATGAGGTTTGTAAAGTATTTAATTGGAACAAATACGGTTATTATTTATGAAgtataatagttataaaaagaaagtaatgggtagaaataataaagtaaagaaCCTTCGTTTGTAACATCATTACGTGATTTTAACTCCTACTATTTTTTACTGGATCTGTATAtatgtgaaatattttaataaatattttgtaaaaatctAGGTACTCCGTTCCATTCGGCCTTACGATTAATAATTacggccgtcgcgcattttggcgaagcgacgAAGAGAAAATTGTACAAACAATTGATTCTCACGGAGCACCGacaattgattaattattattaatttaatcgattcgccaaaatgcgcgacgacctttaaggggttagaccacacaggtcaagaaatatcgcatctttgggaatttatttttaaccgacaaacacacttttatcgataaaaatttttcaattcagggtggtctaaccccttaaagtgCGCGAAGAGTGGAGGGCAAGCAGGTAGAATACTTTTTTCACTGACCTGTAACACTAcctttattataaattatttcagtttacaaAAAGTATATAATTGTATAATCTCCGCTTAGATCCTCTAtcttatatataaaaatatacaccaTTGGCAATGTTACGTTACGCTATGATAATTTCTCTCTAGGCTTTCTAGCTGTTGCGTTTTGAGCTTCGTTATTCGTAACACTGTGCTTCGCAGAATTCATCGTAGCTTTTAGTTTCGCGTTTTCGCTAGCGCACTTTACATTATTTATTCTACTAGACTGCGTGAGGAGTAAATTATTGTCACCTGACTTTTCTGCATTCGCGCTCTCAGTTCTGCACTGTTCTTCGCGCAAAAATGCTTCTTTCGCGATAGAGGGTacaggcgaaaaagaacgcgattttcgagaattttttgcggaaaatctaatgtatattttttacaactatttgcttattttcaaagtacatatattcagcgaCGAATAAACGccactctcgcggaagctgtttttataaagtCGCTGTGCATTTGCATtgaaaaagtgaagaagattcttttAATATGAGTTTATCTGGAACTTGAGCAAAGGATTTTACttttgaaaaacgaacaattcagccgtcgaaaaatcaattttctgaaAAGTCCTTCGTTCACAGAATCCTCTTCACTTCTTCATTTCGAATGATCCAGCTCGAAGAAATCGTGTTCatcgctaaaaaaaaaaacaggttccgcgagagtggctgttattctttCACTTTCTAATATTATTCCATAACAAAATTACCGAGATTTGCTGAATACGCATACCTCTAAAATAACCAaacagttgtaaaaaatatccaCTAGATTTCCcgtaaaaaattcccgaaaatcgcgttccttttcgcctgccaactaatCACAACCCCTAAGTTCCGCTATTAAATCATTTTTGCTCTACAGATCAACGTTATCCTTCTACTCGTCCACAGTCAAGTCTTTGAACAGCGCAAGGACTTCATTAATCTTACCATAGTCACTGGAAGCCAGTTGCTTCGACTGTCGCGTTTGTCTAACAGGCCTCTGCGAACTTGCATTCACCGTAAGATTCTCCACTGTCTTAATAAACTTCTCTATACTTTTGTTCGTTACAGGCTCGTCCACTGTGCGCGCTATCTTCCGCAAATTTTCCGAGGAGTTCGGCACTAGCAGCGCTATTCTATCCACGAAATCATTCATAGTTACATTCTCGAAATTCCGTCTCCTTAACTCTACGAACTCTTCCAAAAAGGACTTGCTCCCCGCTTGCTCCGTCTCTTCTTCCCTTTTACCAGAACCCTCCGAGTACTCTTCATCCAGAATCTTCCTCCTTGTTAGCTTACCGCGCACCCTTGTCCTCCTGTTTCTCGGTggcggagaattattgtccTCTTCGTCGCCGTAGACCAGACTGACTTTAGTTAGCTTCAACAGTGGAGGGGTTCTATTGCGTCGAAGGCTGATCGGTTTCTTGGCTTGCGCGTTGTTAGTGGTCGGCGTAACGCAAATGCTGTCTTCGGCTTTGGATTCTTGTACGTACTTAGTGACGTTGATGTCGGATGCATCGGGAACGGTGAACGCTGCAACAGAACGAATATTATCATACAGAGCTGAATTCTTCAGCCGATGCCCGCGTAAATACTTACTCGAATAGTCTAGGCTTATTCCCTGGAAACGCTCGTCGAGCATTAGCTCTTTAATAGACATGTAGATCGGGTGCCCTTTCAATTTGTACGCGTTACACATTTCTATCGCTAGGAGGAGAATATTCACCACTCTATCGCGCTTTTTGCTCCAGCGGCTCCTCAAAAAGTAAGCGAAGTTGATCAACAAGAGCACGTAGTCCAGGCTGTACAAGCGTTCTTGCCAAGAGAGCCACTCCGCCTTGTCCTTCGCTTCCTTCTTCGTTAAACTCTCTTTTATTGTGAACGCGCCGTGGAAGTGCTCCAGCGATGCGGTGAATTTATGTTGCAACGCGTACAGCTGGGCCCTAATGTGCGTGCTCGCGAATACCAGATACTGGTACGATACGTTCCCACAAGCGTAACAGTTGCAGTCTGCGTGGCGCATGAATTCGGGGAGATCGAACACTTTGTTCCCGAGGACCGGCGAGGCATCGTTTTGCGGGACGTCTCTGATCGGGTCTACGACTCGCATAGGGGTGATTAGGTAGTTCTCTGGAGCTGCTTTGGACGGATTGTTCATCGACGCCTTCAATGTTTCGGTATTTAGAATATACTCCAATCCTTGGAGCTTCACTTCGCAGTCGCCCAGCTTCGAGCGCGATAAATCGATGTAGCACAGTGTCTTTAAGATCTCCACGACCCTCATGGTCGCTCCTAACGTTTGCGCTGTTTTCAGCCGTCGCACCAAGTGCGCGCTGATTTCTCGGAAGGACAGCAAGCTGTTCATTCGCTGGGATAAGTTAACGGTCACGGATAGGAGTATGTTGAATCCGAAGAGGTGTTTATCTTGCGGCTTCCCTGTAAAGTTATTAAACAGCGTGAAGGATTTGTACCGATCGGAGGATATcgctagattaaatgagaaagtTACATTTCCGAGTGGACTGCGCCTCGTTCAACTGCAGCATAGTGTACAACGTTTCCACGATGTATCGAATGTATTCTTCGTGCTTGATATCCTCTTTGTACGCATAGCAGTTGTACACTAGCCTGTCCAAGCTGTATAAATGCACAGCATTGTTAGAGAAGATAGAGATTTTCGGTAGCTTCCTGGACTCGTCGAGTAAGGTTCTGGCTTCATCGTGCTGAGGATAAAATATGCGAGTAAATTAAGTTTTCGTGATTTTATTAACACTCTGCAGATGCTAGACTTACCATGCTGCGTTCGAAGTAGAAATCCGAGAGGCTTATCCAGAAAACTGCGATCGCGCAGATAATGTCTTCGTCGCTACTGTCTTTGAGGGTAACGGCGAGATCCTTGGCGATGGTAATGCGCTCAGGATCGATACATCTCAATGATATACTACGACCAGTGACTGAGAGTAAAGATATGAATACGCTTTAATTATTATTGGGCAGATTTCATTCGTattaaccagagttgggcattatcgaatgataaaaaaatgtcccgaaatttattcgaataaaattatctacgaataaaaaattattcggagTAAAAATTTCtacgaattaaaaattattcggaataaaaatttattaatttttattccagtAACGTCCAACTCTGGTATCATCGAAGGAATATTATTTCCTACCATAAATGATTGCGCAATGATCTTGCAATTCAGATGCTAGTTTATACGCAAGTGTCCATATATTCGCTTCGCACTCCTGATAACGATTCAAGTGAGCATATTCGCCAGCTATTATTAATGTACGAAGTGTTATCATCGGCTCGTAGCCCTTcgctattttttcctgtaattccaAAATTCAGACAAAGCTAGTAAGGACCAACTTAACATACACAATCATTATTAAACTTACAATGTCCCGGTTGAAgcatttgttccatttcttcaaCGGTGCTTGCAAATAATCCATCAGCCGACAGTCTTCCTTGATATTTATCATGCTATAAGTAGGTACTACATCGCAATTTTCATTTTCCACAATCTCAGACAATCTCGGGGCGTACAGTGCGAATTTCGTGTTCTTCATTTCCATTTGAGTCTTCTTGTTCATAACATGTACTTGATTAACAAAAACATAGAATTCCAAGTTAGCTTGCAAGCACAGAACAGAATCACTCGTGTCTGTCCGTTTGAAATTAGAGAGAGCTCGCTCTAGGCAATCCAAACAGTCCTCGTCGTAATCGAAATGCAGCAAATGGTACGCCAACATTTGCACGGCGCGTGCATACTGTAACGGAGGTGCTTTCAACGCCACCATTTCATCGAGAACTTTGCGAATGGCGCTTGAAAGATTCACTTTGGCTTTTTGCAATCCTTCCGCCTCTCTCAGGCATATTTTCACGAGATCGTACTGCGATAACTCAAAGGACAGCCCCAATTCCACTATATTCGCTTTATCTGCCTTCAAGCAAGCCAACATCGTCATGTTCATCACCTCCTTAGAACTCGCAGACATGTGTTTAATATTAGCCCACATGCGAAACGCTTTCGACTCCGGATCATCGTAACTTAGCAGACCATTTAACGCGCTCGCGGTCATAGCTTCTCTGTACATACCGTTGCTATAGTGAAGAGTGCTCAATCTATGCAACGTGAAGCACACAGGGTTCTCAAGATTAATATACCGAGTCTGCGGTTTCACGCCTTGGAATTTTAGGATAGACGTGCACAGCAAAGAAAACAGATACACGCTTTCGTCGTAGTAGCATTCAGACGTTATAGCTAAGTTATATATCAGCGAGCCAGTGCAGGACCACAGATACGTCCAGGATTTGCACCCGTGCTCCTTTATCTTGTAAGTGTGCTTTATGTTCTGCTCTAAGAATTCTCGAGCGAGTTTACGAATGTCTTCGGGCAGATCCACCGCAGGAATCTTGGTAATCAAAGAAACGCATCTGATTCTTATCGCCGCACCGCCGCACAAGTCTCGTCTCATCGTACAATCGCTGCTTTGGCAAGTCTTACACTTATCAGACGTTTGCTTACGGAAGCACACACCGAAGTGCGTGAGTATATTCATCGTTTCTAATAATACGCCAGTCTTGAGGAACTTCTTTCTCTCCGCTTTCACGCAACTCTCCCAATGCGTGAATGCCGCCTCGAGAACTTGGGCTATACTGTACGTACTCGATTTAACAGACCCCATACACCCGTACCTTTTCGTGATTCTCAAATAATCATCGCACCAGTTCTGAATGCTCTCAGCGTCGCTTTTTACTAAAGACTCGTCCGGTTTTACAAGTATAAGGCACAAGGCTTCAAAGTGCTGGAAGCATTGGTAACATTCCTTGTCCTCTATtagaatacttttaaaataatcgcTCAGGCTACTCCACTCCACAGGTATCAGGCGCCTTTTGATAGTCTCGTACATGATTCTGCTCGATATATGGAGCACGTAACGAATCACGCTGTACTTCTCGTCCAAGGGAAGCTTCATCGGCCTCAAGTATTCCGTCAGAAATGCATAGAAATCCTTCAAGTAACTCTCTTTCTTTATCGACGCGATCATATCCAAATATGAACTTACGTTCGCAAGCAACTGCTTTGTGTAATTCTTATGCGCTAGTCGTAGCATTTCTAGTTCGTTCTTTATAACATCTTTCAATTTATGATAATGTTTCAAGCTCAATGGATCTTTTTGTAGAATAAGAAATGTGTTATTAACGCAGTTATACCATAGGCTAGCTATTTTTTCTAGTATATCACTCACGGTCGAACGAGAATAAGCTGAACCTTCTGCCTTTAAGTAAGAGCACACTTCGGATGCCTCGTTATGCATGCTCATCGCTAGCAAACAGCGGACTATGTGAAATAAGCTGCAGCTGAATTTATAACCATCCGGCACCTCCGTCAACTTCGAGCACAGCAGGTGAGTCAGTCTGTGAATCTCTTTTCCTAAACTATACTTTTGTCTATCGCATTTGTCGGCAGTGTGCGACAGGTATAATAGCAGATTAAACAGGTGTCTGTTTAGCCTTTCGTTGGAGTTGGCGGGCACGCTTGCCTGAAAGAGAATGCCTGGGTAATTTATCGTCGTGTGGAGTGTTATCGCTGGTAATGATGTCTTCGTGAAAACAGGAGAATTAGAGtttttgaagtttgaaattcaAATTGGAATCGTAGGAGCAGATGTTTATTACGAACCTGAATATCCTTCGTCACTCTCTCCACTTCCTCCCTTTGTAACAATTCGATCCATTTCTTCACTTTTTGATCTATATTATTCATTCTTTCGAGGCAATGAATGAGTACCCTATTAAAGTTTTTTCAACGGATTGTGTATTTAAACCTAGCGAAGGTTACAGCTCGTTTCACATTTGCGCGGCGGAAATGGACCATAGACATTAGAGTACTAAAGAgctgagtatgcgcatccgccacaTTGGGTTCTCTGGAGAGAGACGACGAATTTAAATGAAACtgatgtgaaaaataaaattaatgttttaacacaacaatgataattttttttataacattttttaatgccATTTGGTCTTGGGCAGCCCAAATATCAAAACTTCGGTCATAGCAACCCTAGTCGAtattgggcgaattccactttcgcccaaatcgcccgtgaatttcattagggtaggtttcttTATACGCGACTGGTCGCAGCGTCAagaatttcgaagtcgattttctcggaaatgaagcgcaatatcaaaaaattttattcctttttctcgacttatttacttgttataagtcgaaaaaaagagtaactttttttaaattcttgacgatgcgtccagttgCGTACAGGAAAACCTGCTTTAATGAATgtcacgggcgttgcgggcgaattgggcgtaagtggaattcgctcaTATAGTATTCTTTCCCTCGTCAATCTTGAATATCACTTCCAAAGATTCAAGTCCATcgacaaaaagaaagaaatccCTAATCAAATTTGAATAATAACCATTTaacattgaattatttcaaaacACATTTTAGTTCATCTACGCCACCACCAAGTAGCTGTAGCGCTGCTTGGTCCACGAATTACAGTATTAATCAAGCATTGGGTGTTTGATTTTCTTTCCGAGTTAACCTCAATTCTCAGTAAGCTACCTGCGAGCATACGCGCATATGCCCGAGAAGTATCTGAAATCATTACCaatcattatttaaaaatgaaccCGAGGACACAGGCGAGAAGGATTCCAGAAGCGGAGCCGCGGATAGATTACGTTCAGTGCGATGGATTGGTAGTTATGAAAATGGTGAAGCACTGTCACGAAGAGTCGATGAGTAACATGGACGTTGCTCAGGGTGCTCTCCTCGGCCTGGTCGTTCAGAACCGCCTGGAGATCACCAACTGCTTCCCTTTCCCCAAGAACGACGAGATCATGGACGAAGAGGAGTACCAGCTCGCCATGATGCGTCGCCTTAGATGGTAAATAATATTCTAGAGTATCCGGTGCAGCGACTAGGAGAACGAAAGACTCATTCAGGTGTAATACGCTTCTTACAGGGTGAATGTCGATCACTTCCACGTCGGTTGGTACCAAAGCGCAGACGTAGGGAACTTCCTGAACGTATCGTTGTTAGAATCGCAGTATCATTATCAGACGTCCATCGAGGAGTCTGTGGTGCTCATATACGACACTGCTAAGTCAGCTAGAGGCTTCCTGACGCTGAAGGCGTACAGGCTTACCCCTCAAGCGATACAGATGTACAAGGAAGGAGAGTTCACGCCGGACGCGTTGCGCACTCTGAAGATTGGATACGAGAACCTGTTCATTGAGATCCCAGTCGTGATAAAGAACAGCAGTTTGACTAACATAATGATGTCTGAATTGAACGAGATGATCCCCGAGGAGGAAGGCACCAAGTATCTGGATCTCGGGACGGCTACGGTTCTGGAGAACCAGCTGCGCTGCATGATGGATCGCGTGGACGAACTGAACCAGGAGGCGATGAAGTTCAATAGGTATCAACAGTTGGTCGTTCGCCAGC from Andrena cerasifolii isolate SP2316 chromosome 13, iyAndCera1_principal, whole genome shotgun sequence includes:
- the LOC143375906 gene encoding uncharacterized protein LOC143375906, yielding MELHTPKRESRPLTEALPCSPPMCDTMLYPWNWGEEARNVNLSPGSSCSSPEYREHGAAATRAGSRSSGSESHRRGRPRADALSNLMMQGSTSPSSIKCTYCSRVFPREKSLQAHLRTHTGERPYPCDYPGCTKAFTQSGQLKTHQRLHTGEKPFLCTEPGCEMRFTHANRHCPDHPYATLTRSDDFVLKPVSENTELPHDVTRWLERYKMSREREDRTPTGKNERKKKTWKSSSENHKRVKSRKGLMMDATGEQENLDCMPPNQRLYCGESQDSQEESQDEDPAEACTALQTSEDEEVSTKLAITPLRRPLDRLQPKKRWLREACLEQQLAKPLNWDAKPSNVASFKANDNQMQWSAPVDNPSVDTLCLTTCKEIELKSDLDSAFISTHVSWDVPADNESLEAKEEQKYTLDASNALPRTIWNSPQQNFSSNLPQINANNSTSRHESCDLSNRLYWDSDLTKEASKPSLHRSTMGIKNFSQNEMAKDTFMNSHLSENVTRPTVLMLAGSCSNNKDAIPKISEPETGVKVVVVKQEDNLVKLPIQEDSQKWLGALALMELAKNQEDTLRGLSRKQNKGACPAELNYTHL
- the LOC143375632 gene encoding uncharacterized protein LOC143375632 → MNNIDQKVKKWIELLQREEVERVTKDIQASVPANSNERLNRHLFNLLLYLSHTADKCDRQKYSLGKEIHRLTHLLCSKLTEVPDGYKFSCSLFHIVRCLLAMSMHNEASEVCSYLKAEGSAYSRSTVSDILEKIASLWYNCVNNTFLILQKDPLSLKHYHKLKDVIKNELEMLRLAHKNYTKQLLANVSSYLDMIASIKKESYLKDFYAFLTEYLRPMKLPLDEKYSVIRYVLHISSRIMYETIKRRLIPVEWSSLSDYFKSILIEDKECYQCFQHFEALCLILVKPDESLVKSDAESIQNWCDDYLRITKRYGCMGSVKSSTYSIAQVLEAAFTHWESCVKAERKKFLKTGVLLETMNILTHFGVCFRKQTSDKCKTCQSSDCTMRRDLCGGAAIRIRCVSLITKIPAVDLPEDIRKLAREFLEQNIKHTYKIKEHGCKSWTYLWSCTGSLIYNLAITSECYYDESVYLFSLLCTSILKFQGVKPQTRYINLENPVCFTLHRLSTLHYSNGMYREAMTASALNGLLSYDDPESKAFRMWANIKHMSASSKEVMNMTMLACLKADKANIVELGLSFELSQYDLVKICLREAEGLQKAKVNLSSAIRKVLDEMVALKAPPLQYARAVQMLAYHLLHFDYDEDCLDCLERALSNFKRTDTSDSVLCLQANLEFYVFVNQVHVMNKKTQMEMKNTKFALYAPRLSEIVENENCDVVPTYSMINIKEDCRLMDYLQAPLKKWNKCFNRDIEKIAKGYEPMITLRTLIIAGEYAHLNRYQECEANIWTLAYKLASELQDHCAIIYVTGRSISLRCIDPERITIAKDLAVTLKDSSDEDIICAIAVFWISLSDFYFERSMHDEARTLLDESRKLPKISIFSNNAVHLYSLDRLVYNCYAYKEDIKHEEYIRYIVETLYTMLQLNEAQSTRKWKPQDKHLFGFNILLSVTVNLSQRMNSLLSFREISAHLVRRLKTAQTLGATMRVVEILKTLCYIDLSRSKLGDCEVKLQGLEYILNTETLKASMNNPSKAAPENYLITPMRVVDPIRDVPQNDASPVLGNKVFDLPEFMRHADCNCYACGNVSYQYLVFASTHIRAQLYALQHKFTASLEHFHGAFTIKESLTKKEAKDKAEWLSWQERLYSLDYVLLLINFAYFLRSRWSKKRDRVVNILLLAIEMCNAYKLKGHPIYMSIKELMLDERFQGISLDYSTFTVPDASDINVTKYVQESKAEDSICVTPTTNNAQAKKPISLRRNRTPPLLKLTKVSLVYGDEEDNNSPPPRNRRTRVRGKLTRRKILDEEYSEGSGKREEETEQAGSKSFLEEFVELRRRNFENVTMNDFVDRIALLVPNSSENLRKIARTVDEPVTNKSIEKFIKTVENLTVNASSQRPVRQTRQSKQLASSDYGKINEVLALFKDLTVDE
- the Eif3h gene encoding eukaryotic translation initiation factor 3 subunit h, whose translation is MNPRTQARRIPEAEPRIDYVQCDGLVVMKMVKHCHEESMSNMDVAQGALLGLVVQNRLEITNCFPFPKNDEIMDEEEYQLAMMRRLRWVNVDHFHVGWYQSADVGNFLNVSLLESQYHYQTSIEESVVLIYDTAKSARGFLTLKAYRLTPQAIQMYKEGEFTPDALRTLKIGYENLFIEIPVVIKNSSLTNIMMSELNEMIPEEEGTKYLDLGTATVLENQLRCMMDRVDELNQEAMKFNRYQQLVVRQQQEKNRLLAKRAQENAARAAKDEPPLPDDDINKLMRPLPVPPRLNPMIVAGQINTYSEHISQFCAQSLAKLYITQSLQNAKESKSSH